The Flaviramulus sp. BrNp1-15 genome has a window encoding:
- a CDS encoding NAD(P)/FAD-dependent oxidoreductase, producing the protein MNIPRTSFPRVVIIGGGFAGVALAKKLSKQEVQVVLLDKNNYHTFQPLLYQVSTGGLEPDSIAYPIRKILKDFPNFYFRLANVSEIDAENNKVITNIGKLKFDYLVVASGSETNFFGNSEIEKHSMAMKTIPQSLNLRSLILENFEDALLTSNIDERNALMNFVIVGGGPTGVELAGALAEIKKGILPKDYPDLDTRMAQIHIVQSSDCILKGMSENASKKAEDFLEKLGVNIWKNVRVTNYDGKTVTTNTDLTFETATVVWAAGVKGATIKGLDAEEFVTRGNRLFVNEFNQVKGFKHIFAIGDIACMANDEFPNGLPMMAQPAIQQGEQLGDNILELIEDKTMKPFAYKDKGAMATIGRNKAVVDLKRFKFQGIFAWYVWMFVHLFFLIGFRNRMVVFVNWVYNYIRFDREARLIIRPFKKNHKI; encoded by the coding sequence ATGAATATACCCAGAACAAGTTTTCCTAGAGTTGTTATAATAGGAGGTGGATTTGCAGGAGTAGCCTTAGCAAAAAAACTATCGAAACAAGAAGTACAAGTTGTACTTTTAGACAAGAATAATTATCACACATTTCAACCCTTACTTTATCAAGTATCAACAGGAGGATTAGAACCCGATTCTATTGCGTATCCTATCAGAAAAATATTAAAAGACTTTCCTAATTTTTATTTCAGACTTGCAAACGTAAGTGAAATTGATGCAGAGAATAATAAAGTGATTACAAATATTGGTAAACTTAAGTTTGATTATTTAGTGGTTGCTTCAGGCTCTGAAACCAATTTTTTTGGTAATTCTGAAATAGAAAAACATAGTATGGCAATGAAAACCATACCGCAATCTTTAAATTTAAGAAGCTTGATTCTTGAAAATTTTGAAGACGCGTTGTTAACTTCCAATATAGATGAACGTAATGCACTTATGAATTTTGTAATTGTTGGTGGCGGACCAACAGGAGTAGAGCTTGCTGGAGCATTAGCAGAAATTAAAAAAGGCATTTTACCAAAAGATTACCCAGATTTAGATACGCGTATGGCACAAATTCATATCGTGCAATCTAGTGATTGTATTTTGAAAGGTATGAGTGAAAACGCTTCTAAAAAAGCTGAAGATTTTCTAGAAAAGTTAGGTGTGAACATTTGGAAAAATGTTAGAGTAACTAATTATGATGGAAAAACAGTAACTACTAACACCGACTTAACATTTGAAACAGCAACAGTAGTTTGGGCAGCAGGTGTAAAAGGAGCTACTATTAAAGGTTTAGATGCTGAAGAATTTGTAACCAGAGGAAATAGACTTTTTGTTAATGAATTTAATCAGGTTAAGGGTTTTAAACACATTTTTGCTATAGGTGATATTGCATGTATGGCAAACGATGAATTTCCTAATGGACTACCAATGATGGCGCAACCTGCTATTCAACAAGGTGAGCAATTGGGCGACAATATTTTGGAGTTAATTGAGGATAAAACTATGAAACCTTTTGCTTATAAAGATAAAGGAGCTATGGCAACCATTGGAAGAAATAAAGCTGTAGTAGACTTAAAACGTTTTAAGTTTCAAGGTATTTTTGCTTGGTACGTTTGGATGTTTGTACACTTGTTTTTCTTGATAGGTTTTCGAAATAGAATGGTGGTTTTTGTAAATTGGGTATATAATTATATTCGTTTTGATAGAGAAGCACGATTAATTATTCGTCCGTTTAAAAAGAATCATAAAATTTAG
- the xerD gene encoding site-specific tyrosine recombinase XerD, translated as MKWQNALKDYQLYLKIERGLSKNSIDNYALDIKKLISYLEVNNINFSPITISSEIIQQFIYDVAKTVNPRSQSRIISGLRSFFSYLVFEDYRADNPLELIESPKIGRKLPDTLSEQEIDNIIKAIDLSKPEGERNRAMLETLYGCGLRVSELINLKISDLFFDEGFIKVTGKGDKQRFVPIVDITQKYINIYKSEIRNHLKIQAGFEDTLFLNRRGKQLTRAMIFTIIKQLAEKIGLKKNISPHTFRHSFATHLLQNNADLRSIQLMLGHESITTTEIYVHLDKSHLTKVVEKFHPRS; from the coding sequence ATGAAATGGCAAAACGCACTTAAAGATTATCAACTATACTTAAAAATTGAAAGAGGTTTATCTAAAAACTCTATTGATAATTATGCCTTAGATATAAAAAAATTAATTTCATATTTAGAAGTAAATAATATAAACTTTTCTCCAATTACAATATCATCAGAAATTATTCAACAATTTATTTACGACGTTGCAAAAACTGTAAACCCTAGATCTCAATCTAGAATAATTTCAGGCTTAAGAAGCTTTTTTAGTTATTTAGTATTCGAAGATTATAGAGCAGATAACCCTCTGGAGCTTATTGAATCCCCAAAAATAGGACGAAAACTTCCAGATACTTTATCAGAACAAGAAATTGATAATATCATAAAAGCTATAGATTTAAGTAAACCAGAAGGTGAACGCAATAGAGCAATGCTAGAAACCTTATACGGTTGTGGCTTACGTGTTAGTGAGTTAATTAATTTAAAAATATCAGATTTATTTTTTGATGAAGGTTTTATAAAAGTTACTGGTAAAGGGGATAAACAACGTTTTGTACCAATTGTTGACATTACGCAGAAATACATCAATATTTACAAAAGTGAAATAAGAAATCATTTAAAAATTCAAGCTGGTTTTGAAGATACTTTATTTTTAAACCGACGTGGTAAACAATTAACCAGAGCTATGATTTTTACTATAATTAAACAATTAGCTGAAAAAATTGGGCTTAAAAAAAATATTTCTCCTCATACATTTAGACACTCGTTTGCCACTCACCTATTACAAAATAATGCAGATTTAAGATCCATACAATTAATGCTAGGGCATGAAAGTATTACTACAACAGAAATTTACGTTCATTTAGACAAAAGTCATTTAACTAAAGTGGTTGAGAAATTTCATCCTAGAAGTTAA
- the aroQ gene encoding type II 3-dehydroquinate dehydratase produces MKKLIIINGPNLNLLGKREPEIYGNLTFEDYLKQVKSKFSNIEIEYYQSNIEGEIIDKLHEVGFSYDGVILNAGAYTHTSIGIGDAIKGIETPVVELHISNTFSREEFRHQSYISPNAKGVILGFGMQSYELAIQSFL; encoded by the coding sequence ATGAAAAAACTAATCATCATCAACGGACCAAATTTAAACTTACTAGGAAAGCGAGAGCCAGAAATTTATGGGAACTTAACTTTTGAAGATTATTTAAAACAGGTTAAAAGTAAATTTTCTAATATAGAGATTGAATATTATCAATCTAATATTGAAGGTGAAATTATTGATAAGTTACATGAAGTTGGTTTTAGTTATGACGGCGTTATTTTAAATGCTGGTGCCTATACACATACATCTATTGGAATAGGTGATGCTATAAAAGGTATTGAAACACCTGTTGTAGAACTACATATTTCTAATACTTTTTCTAGAGAAGAGTTTAGGCATCAATCTTATATTTCACCTAATGCTAAAGGTGTAATTTTAGGTTTTGGCATGCAGAGTTATGAATTGGCTATTCAGAGTTTTTTGTAA
- a CDS encoding porin family protein, giving the protein MKKLILFIAVIAITGLTQTFSQDINFGAKAGVNFCDITGDDTDSFDGRTTFHIGLVAEIMITDVFAFQPEILYSAQGSDWEEAFEGETYQGTVKVDYLNIPLMAKYYVVEGFSVEAGPQIGFLLSANNEEEGFDDEDIKDDLKGIDFGINFGLGYKLDGGLNFGARYIIGLTDVNDNPENLGNSDYKNSVIQISVGYFF; this is encoded by the coding sequence ATGAAAAAATTAATTTTATTTATTGCAGTAATTGCAATAACTGGTTTAACACAGACTTTTTCACAAGATATAAATTTTGGAGCTAAAGCAGGTGTGAATTTTTGTGATATTACAGGCGATGATACTGATAGTTTTGATGGTAGAACGACTTTCCATATAGGGTTAGTTGCTGAGATTATGATTACAGATGTATTTGCTTTCCAGCCAGAAATATTATATTCAGCTCAAGGATCAGATTGGGAAGAAGCTTTTGAAGGTGAAACATATCAAGGCACAGTTAAGGTAGATTATTTAAATATTCCTTTAATGGCAAAATATTATGTTGTAGAAGGATTTAGTGTTGAGGCTGGTCCTCAAATAGGTTTTTTATTATCTGCTAACAATGAAGAAGAAGGATTTGACGATGAAGACATAAAAGATGATTTAAAAGGAATTGATTTTGGAATTAATTTCGGGTTGGGTTACAAGCTTGATGGTGGTTTGAATTTTGGAGCGCGTTATATTATTGGTTTAACAGATGTAAATGATAATCCTGAAAATTTAGGTAACTCTGATTATAAAAATAGTGTTATTCAAATCAGTGTTGGTTACTTTTTTTAA
- a CDS encoding M23 family metallopeptidase, translated as MRLILSLFLVFSLFTNAQNNYPQDYFSNPLEIPLVLAGTFAELRSNHFHSGLDIKTQQRRGLKVKASASGFVSRIKVSHYGYGKALYITHPNGYTTVYAHLQKFAPEIEAYVKKRQYEEESYEIELFPNAESLPVLKDSVVAYSGNSGGSGGPHLHYEIRDKQERPMNPMLFGIDIKDTSNPIVRSIYAYPLNEKSFVNNSNDKQKLRLIPLKNGDYTVESIDAIGDIGFGIVTIDRQDLAANSNGVYNIQTFVNGSRNFEIDFKRFSFDETKHINQLIDYEHYSNNKERIQKLFKKNSPLSLYKEHINDGFLKVEDSTNSVYKIRVADYKNNESWITINIKGTKNDILEPKIKKTTPYLIKADQTTNLNEGNVSVNFYKNTFYEDFYIDFEVKNDTLLLHEDVIPAMKNFTISYDVSKYSSEDRSKLYIARLVGYKKHPSYTYTKRKETTLTANTKKLGTYALATDSIAPTITANNFKDGQWLSKYRYLKVKIDDEDSGVSNYRATVNGKWVLMEYDYKTKTLTHDFNDGIITDTKNNLKVIVTDNVGNNSTFEALFYRK; from the coding sequence ATGCGATTAATACTGTCCCTTTTTCTAGTTTTTTCATTATTTACAAATGCCCAAAATAATTATCCTCAAGATTATTTTAGTAATCCTTTAGAAATTCCTCTAGTACTTGCAGGAACATTTGCAGAGTTGCGCTCTAATCATTTTCATTCTGGTTTAGACATAAAAACACAACAACGTAGAGGATTAAAGGTAAAAGCTTCGGCTAGTGGGTTTGTAAGTCGTATTAAAGTTTCACATTATGGTTATGGTAAAGCTTTATACATAACGCATCCCAACGGATACACAACAGTTTATGCACACTTACAAAAATTTGCTCCGGAGATTGAAGCTTATGTAAAAAAGCGACAATATGAAGAAGAATCTTATGAAATTGAACTCTTTCCAAATGCAGAAAGCTTACCTGTTTTAAAAGACAGTGTAGTGGCTTATAGTGGTAATTCTGGTGGTTCTGGTGGTCCACATTTACATTATGAAATTCGTGATAAACAGGAACGCCCTATGAATCCTATGCTTTTTGGAATTGATATAAAAGACACTTCAAATCCTATTGTTAGATCTATTTACGCATATCCTTTAAATGAAAAATCTTTTGTTAATAATAGTAACGACAAGCAAAAACTAAGACTAATTCCTCTTAAAAATGGTGATTATACCGTTGAAAGTATTGATGCTATAGGCGATATAGGTTTTGGTATAGTAACCATAGACAGACAAGATTTAGCAGCAAATTCAAATGGTGTTTATAATATTCAAACTTTTGTTAATGGTAGCAGAAATTTTGAAATAGATTTTAAGCGTTTCTCTTTTGATGAAACCAAACATATCAATCAGCTTATAGATTATGAGCATTATTCAAATAACAAAGAACGTATTCAAAAGTTATTTAAAAAAAATAGCCCTTTAAGTCTTTATAAAGAGCATATAAATGATGGTTTTTTAAAAGTTGAAGATAGCACTAACTCTGTTTATAAAATTAGAGTTGCCGATTATAAAAACAACGAATCTTGGATAACTATCAATATTAAAGGAACTAAAAATGATATTTTAGAACCCAAAATAAAAAAAACAACGCCTTATCTAATTAAAGCAGACCAAACCACAAATTTAAATGAAGGTAACGTTAGCGTCAATTTTTATAAGAATACGTTTTATGAAGATTTTTATATAGATTTTGAAGTTAAGAATGATACTTTGTTATTACATGAAGATGTTATTCCTGCTATGAAAAACTTCACTATTAGTTATGATGTTAGCAAGTATTCAAGTGAAGACAGAAGTAAATTATATATAGCAAGATTAGTAGGTTACAAAAAACACCCTTCTTATACTTACACCAAAAGAAAAGAAACCACCTTAACTGCAAATACAAAAAAACTAGGCACTTATGCTTTAGCTACTGATAGTATTGCACCAACAATAACAGCTAATAATTTTAAAGACGGGCAATGGCTTAGTAAATACCGTTATTTAAAAGTAAAAATTGATGATGAAGATTCCGGAGTTTCTAATTATAGAGCAACTGTAAACGGAAAATGGGTTTTAATGGAATACGATTACAAAACTAAAACCTTAACACACGATTTTAATGATGGCATAATAACCGACACCAAAAATAATTTAAAAGTAATTGTTACCGATAATGTTGGAAATAATTCTACTTTTGAAGCGTTATTTTATCGAAAATAA
- a CDS encoding cell division protein ZapA translates to MSEKLKIKLSIANRVYPLTIEANQEEGLRKAAKNIEFMIKQFEQSYSVRDKQDVLAMCALQFASQVEQKSIDKANVNEHVEEKLNALNDLLHSHLIS, encoded by the coding sequence ATGTCAGAAAAGCTTAAAATAAAGCTATCTATAGCAAATAGAGTATATCCTTTAACAATTGAAGCAAATCAAGAAGAAGGATTGCGTAAAGCGGCTAAGAATATTGAATTTATGATTAAACAATTTGAGCAAAGTTATTCTGTTAGAGATAAACAAGATGTACTAGCCATGTGTGCTTTACAATTTGCCTCTCAAGTAGAACAGAAGTCTATTGATAAAGCGAATGTAAATGAACATGTAGAAGAAAAGCTGAATGCTTTAAATGATTTGTTACATTCACATTTAATCTCTTAA
- the lpdA gene encoding dihydrolipoyl dehydrogenase — MSKYDIIVLGSGPGGYVAAIRASQLGFKTAIIEKESLGGICLNWGCIPTKALLKSAQVFEYLKHAEDYGLKVKDADYDFDAVVKRSRGVADGMSKGVQFLMKKNKIDVINGYGKLKPGKKIDVDGTEYSANNIIIATGARSRELPSLPQDGKKVIGYREAMSLPKQPKKMIVVGSGAIGVEFAYFYNSMGTEVTIVEYLPNIVPVEDEDVSKQLERSFKKNGIKIMTSAEVTSVDTSGKGVKATVKTKKGEEVLEADIVLSAVGIKSNIENIGLEDVGIVVDRDKIIVNDFYQTNIPGYYAIGDVTPGQALAHVASAEGILCVEKLAGQHVEALDYGNIPGCTYCTPEIASVGLTEKQAKEKGYDIKVGKFPFSASGKASAGGNKDGFVKVIFDAKYGEWLGCHMIGATVTDMIAEAVLGRKLETTGHEVLKAVHPHPTMSEAVMEAVADAYDECIHI; from the coding sequence ATGAGTAAATACGATATTATTGTTCTTGGAAGTGGTCCAGGTGGTTATGTTGCTGCTATTAGAGCATCTCAATTGGGTTTCAAAACCGCAATTATTGAAAAAGAAAGTTTAGGTGGTATTTGTTTGAATTGGGGATGTATCCCTACAAAAGCCTTATTAAAATCTGCTCAAGTATTTGAATATCTTAAACATGCCGAAGATTATGGCTTAAAAGTTAAGGATGCAGATTATGATTTTGATGCTGTTGTAAAACGTAGTCGTGGTGTTGCAGATGGTATGAGTAAAGGTGTTCAATTTTTAATGAAGAAAAACAAAATTGACGTTATAAATGGCTACGGTAAACTTAAACCAGGTAAAAAAATTGACGTTGATGGGACCGAATATAGTGCAAACAATATTATAATTGCAACCGGAGCTCGCTCTCGTGAGTTGCCTAGTTTACCGCAAGATGGTAAAAAAGTTATTGGTTATAGAGAAGCTATGAGTTTACCAAAGCAACCAAAAAAAATGATTGTGGTTGGTTCTGGAGCAATTGGTGTTGAGTTTGCTTATTTCTATAATTCTATGGGAACTGAAGTTACTATAGTAGAATATTTACCAAATATTGTTCCTGTTGAAGACGAAGATGTATCTAAACAATTAGAGCGTTCTTTTAAGAAAAACGGAATTAAAATTATGACTTCCGCCGAAGTTACTAGTGTTGACACATCTGGAAAAGGTGTTAAAGCAACTGTAAAAACCAAAAAAGGCGAAGAAGTTTTAGAAGCAGACATCGTTTTAAGTGCTGTTGGTATAAAATCTAATATTGAAAATATTGGTTTAGAAGATGTTGGTATTGTTGTAGACAGAGATAAAATTATTGTAAATGATTTTTATCAAACTAACATTCCCGGTTATTATGCTATTGGTGATGTTACTCCTGGTCAAGCATTAGCGCATGTAGCTTCTGCAGAAGGGATTCTTTGTGTAGAAAAACTAGCAGGACAACATGTTGAAGCTTTAGATTATGGAAACATTCCAGGTTGTACCTATTGTACACCAGAAATTGCTTCAGTTGGTTTAACTGAAAAACAAGCCAAAGAAAAAGGTTACGACATTAAAGTTGGTAAATTCCCATTCTCAGCATCTGGTAAAGCAAGTGCAGGTGGAAATAAAGATGGTTTTGTAAAAGTAATCTTTGATGCTAAATATGGAGAGTGGTTAGGTTGCCATATGATTGGTGCTACTGTTACAGATATGATTGCTGAAGCTGTGTTAGGTAGAAAATTAGAAACTACAGGACACGAAGTATTAAAAGCAGTTCACCCTCACCCAACCATGAGTGAAGCCGTTATGGAAGCTGTTGCTGATGCTTATGATGAGTGTATTCATATATAG
- a CDS encoding outer membrane beta-barrel protein, translating into MKKLFLLSIIAVLGMTTVNAQGNLNAGVNLGLPIGDAGDGWTFNVTLDVNYLWEVGENFDAGVATGYSHSFGDSIDVPGFGSVDIDDAQFLPIAGAARFGISDKFTLGADLGYALGINDGNDGGFYYAPRVQYGVSESLDIVLSYRGVSLDGGSFDVINLGIQFGL; encoded by the coding sequence ATGAAAAAATTATTTTTATTATCAATTATTGCAGTATTAGGAATGACTACTGTTAATGCACAAGGCAATTTAAATGCTGGTGTTAATTTAGGTTTACCAATAGGAGACGCTGGTGATGGATGGACATTTAATGTAACTTTGGATGTTAACTATTTGTGGGAAGTAGGAGAAAACTTTGATGCTGGTGTCGCTACCGGATATTCTCATTCTTTTGGAGATTCTATTGATGTTCCTGGATTCGGAAGTGTGGACATTGATGATGCTCAGTTTTTACCTATTGCTGGTGCAGCTCGCTTTGGAATTTCGGATAAATTCACTTTAGGAGCAGATTTAGGTTATGCTTTAGGAATCAATGATGGTAATGATGGAGGTTTTTATTATGCACCAAGAGTTCAGTATGGAGTATCAGAATCTTTAGACATAGTTTTATCTTACCGAGGTGTAAGTCTTGACGGTGGATCTTTTGATGTTATAAACTTAGGTATACAATTCGGTTTATAA
- a CDS encoding PAS domain-containing sensor histidine kinase — MLKKVTSLLKSEVSEKNHSENLDVNIKWQEAVDISNIGVWDFDALKNKVYFSESSKRIIGYENDNTFGKNIDDWNNRVHPEDKEKYFKDYQDHINGLKPLYINEHRVKCKDGSYKWILDKGKIIKWDTNGKPIRFIGTHVDITSHVESEKKLSNTLNLVSKQNNKLKNFAHIVTHNLKQHAGNFESLLDFYEEAKTEAEKQELIEYLKTLSASLTKTISNLNEIVSIQNNKATKIEKLYLAKEANKILEMLKVVITESNAIININIDPKLYIYYNPTYMESIIQNLLTNAIKYKHPERDPKVNVDAILTEDYIKVIVSDNGIGINLDKFGDSVFGLYKTFHNNKNSEGVGLYLIKNQIETYGGEITLDSEVNVGTTFTITIPNKKNPA, encoded by the coding sequence ATGCTTAAAAAGGTTACGAGCCTATTAAAGTCTGAAGTAAGCGAAAAAAATCATTCTGAGAACCTTGATGTAAATATAAAATGGCAAGAAGCTGTAGATATTTCTAATATTGGCGTATGGGATTTCGATGCTCTAAAAAATAAAGTTTACTTTTCTGAGTCATCCAAACGAATTATAGGTTATGAAAATGATAACACTTTTGGTAAGAATATAGATGATTGGAATAACAGGGTACACCCAGAGGATAAAGAGAAATACTTTAAAGATTATCAAGATCATATAAATGGGTTAAAACCACTTTATATTAATGAACATAGAGTTAAATGTAAAGATGGTTCTTACAAATGGATTTTAGATAAAGGAAAAATTATAAAATGGGACACAAATGGAAAACCCATTCGCTTTATTGGTACTCATGTAGATATAACAAGCCATGTTGAAAGTGAAAAAAAATTATCCAATACTCTTAACCTTGTAAGTAAACAAAATAATAAACTTAAAAACTTTGCCCATATTGTTACACATAATTTGAAACAACATGCAGGTAATTTTGAAAGTTTACTTGATTTTTATGAGGAAGCAAAAACTGAAGCTGAAAAACAAGAGTTAATAGAGTATTTAAAAACTTTATCCGCTTCGCTAACAAAAACAATTAGTAATTTAAATGAAATTGTTTCCATACAAAATAACAAAGCCACTAAAATTGAGAAGCTTTATTTAGCTAAAGAAGCTAATAAAATTTTAGAAATGCTAAAGGTTGTTATTACAGAAAGTAATGCTATAATAAATATTAATATAGACCCCAAACTATATATTTATTATAATCCTACGTACATGGAAAGCATTATTCAAAATTTATTGACTAATGCTATCAAATACAAACACCCGGAAAGAGACCCTAAAGTGAATGTTGATGCCATCTTAACTGAAGACTACATTAAAGTAATAGTATCTGACAATGGTATAGGTATTAACTTAGATAAGTTTGGAGATTCTGTTTTTGGGCTTTACAAAACATTTCATAACAATAAAAACTCTGAAGGTGTTGGCTTGTACTTAATAAAAAATCAAATTGAGACCTACGGTGGTGAGATTACTCTTGACAGTGAAGTAAATGTAGGAACCACGTTCACCATAACAATACCAAACAAAAAAAATCCAGCTTAA
- the rny gene encoding ribonuclease Y produces the protein MDNSIIFAVGGVVLGLIIGFIIAKTLEKNNASKLVKEAKKSAALILKQANSEGESIKKDKILQAKEKFIELKGEHEKVILSRDKKMAEAEKRTRDKESQISGELSKNKKLNESLESKIKDYNYRLDVLDKKQEEIDKLHKNQVQQLEVISSLSAEEAKEQLVESLKGEAKNDAMAYIQSSLEEAKLTAEQDAKKIIINTIQRIGTEEAVDNCVSVFNIESDDVKGRIIGREGRNIRAIEAATGVEIIVDDTPEAIILSCFDSVRREIARLSLHKLVTDGRIHPARIEEIVKKTKKQIEQEIIEVGKRTVIDLGIHNLHPELIKMVGRMKYRSSYGQNLLQHSREVAKLCGVMAAELGLNPKLAKRAGLLHDIGKVPDAEADMETPHAILGMQWAEKYNEKDEVCNAIGAHHDEIEMKSLLAPIIQVCDAISGARPGARRQVLDSYIQRLKDLEDIAFGFNGVKKAYAIQAGRELRVIVESEKVDDQKAADLSFNISQKVQTDMTYPGQVKVTVIRETRAVNIAK, from the coding sequence ATGGATAACTCAATCATATTTGCAGTAGGCGGTGTTGTTTTAGGGCTAATAATTGGCTTTATTATAGCAAAAACACTCGAAAAGAATAACGCTTCAAAGCTTGTTAAAGAAGCAAAAAAAAGTGCAGCATTAATACTAAAACAGGCTAACAGTGAGGGAGAAAGTATTAAGAAAGACAAAATACTTCAGGCTAAAGAAAAATTTATAGAACTTAAAGGAGAGCATGAAAAAGTAATCTTATCTCGGGATAAGAAAATGGCAGAAGCCGAAAAAAGAACTCGTGATAAAGAGTCACAGATTTCTGGAGAGCTTTCTAAAAATAAAAAACTTAATGAAAGTCTTGAAAGTAAAATAAAAGACTATAATTACAGACTTGATGTACTTGATAAGAAACAAGAGGAAATAGATAAACTACATAAAAATCAAGTACAACAATTAGAAGTAATTTCTAGTCTCTCTGCAGAAGAAGCTAAAGAACAATTAGTAGAATCTTTAAAAGGTGAAGCAAAGAATGATGCTATGGCATATATACAAAGTTCTTTAGAAGAAGCAAAATTAACTGCTGAACAAGACGCGAAAAAGATTATAATAAACACTATTCAGCGTATTGGGACAGAAGAAGCTGTAGATAACTGTGTGTCTGTTTTTAATATTGAATCAGATGATGTTAAAGGACGAATCATTGGTAGAGAAGGACGAAATATTCGTGCTATAGAAGCTGCTACAGGAGTAGAAATTATAGTTGATGATACTCCAGAAGCAATCATTTTATCATGTTTTGATTCTGTTAGACGTGAAATTGCTCGTTTATCATTACACAAGCTAGTTACCGATGGTAGAATACATCCAGCACGTATAGAAGAAATAGTTAAAAAGACTAAAAAGCAAATTGAGCAGGAAATTATTGAAGTAGGTAAGCGTACCGTAATAGATTTAGGTATTCATAATTTACACCCTGAGCTTATTAAAATGGTGGGAAGAATGAAGTACCGTTCTTCTTACGGACAGAACTTATTACAACACTCGCGTGAAGTTGCTAAACTTTGTGGTGTAATGGCTGCAGAGTTAGGATTAAACCCAAAATTAGCAAAACGAGCAGGGTTATTACACGATATAGGTAAAGTGCCAGATGCTGAGGCAGATATGGAAACTCCACATGCGATATTAGGTATGCAGTGGGCAGAAAAATATAATGAAAAAGATGAAGTATGTAATGCTATTGGTGCTCACCACGATGAAATAGAAATGAAATCGTTATTAGCTCCAATCATTCAAGTTTGTGACGCTATTTCTGGAGCAAGACCAGGTGCAAGACGTCAAGTTTTAGATAGTTATATTCAGCGTTTAAAAGATTTAGAAGATATTGCTTTCGGATTTAATGGTGTTAAAAAAGCATATGCTATTCAAGCAGGTAGAGAGCTTAGAGTTATTGTTGAAAGTGAAAAGGTAGATGACCAAAAAGCAGCAGATTTATCTTTTAATATTTCTCAAAAAGTACAAACAGATATGACTTATCCGGGTCAGGTAAAGGTTACTGTTATTAGAGAAACAAGAGCTGTAAATATTGCTAAGTAA